GTTTCATTAAAAGCGGTATGCGTGGCTTCCCAGTTGTTTAACAAAGTGAGCCGGGGCTTATTTCCATCCAGCACTGCATATGATCTTGCCCACTGGTGCAGGTTCCTGCTCGCAGTTCCCTTTCCTTCATGGCTGTAAGTAAAAATAAATTCGGGGGTGTTAAAGGGTTTGCCCGGTTCCAGTGTGTACTCGCTGGCATAAGGATTCATGCCTGAAGAAATATGCAGCGAATTGCGCTGATCAATCTCAAACTGAAAACGGAAATTGCCCGTCCATGCCAATGTACCTGCAATTAAATCGCCTGATGTTTCTGTTGACTTTTCGTTCAGTGATACAAAAAACATAGGTGATTGATAAAAATCTGCACGTGTTCCCAGTT
This genomic interval from Thermococcus sp. M36 contains the following:
- a CDS encoding glycoside hydrolase family 36 N-terminal domain-containing protein produces the protein VITEYASSFLQLDADRYWLTQFHGDWAHEVQIKETELTAGIKILDSKLGTRADFYQSPMFFVSLNEKSTETSGDLIAGTLAWTGNFRFQFEIDQRNSLHISSGMNPYASEYTLEPGKPFNTPEFIFTYSHEGKGTASRNLHQWARSYAVLDGNKPRLTLLNNWEATHTAFNET